The Engraulis encrasicolus isolate BLACKSEA-1 chromosome 4, IST_EnEncr_1.0, whole genome shotgun sequence genome includes a window with the following:
- the tat gene encoding tyrosine aminotransferase, with translation METKAYIAQMNGKNMNVNGLHNNGSVVKGSSDHNNGLKGNGVHHVRVNPAKLKGHVKRWNVRASEMSKNTLNPIRAIVDGMKLTPNPEKQMIALSIGDPTVFGNLPTDEKVLQAMKDAIDSQKYNGYAPSVGYQKSREAVANFYNQPGAPLQAKDVILTSGCSQAIELAISVLCNPGDNILVPCPGFSLYKTLAVSMGINIKLYDLLPEKSWEADLQQMESLIDERTTCLIVNNPSNPCGSVFSKEHLQSILAVASKHCIPILADEIYGDMVFPGCSFHSLAPLSSDVPILSCGGLAKRWLVPGWRMGWILIHDRKDIFGTEIREGLVKLSQRILGACTVVQGALESILHNTPQDFYNRTISFIKSNSETCYSELATVPGLTPVMPSGAMYLMVGIDMQRFPEFKNDVEFTERLVTEQSVFCLPATPFEYPNFFRIVVTVPEEMMAEACRRIREFCIQHYKPCRHDSNEIDQ, from the exons ATGGAGACCAAAGCATACATTGCTCAGATGAATGGCAAGAACATGAACGTCAATGGCCTTCACAACAACGGCAGCGTCGTCAAAGGCAGCAGTGACCATAACAACGGCCTGAAAGGCAACGGTGTTCACCATGTACGCGTGAACCCGGCCAAGCTGAAGGGGCACGTGAAGCGCTGGAACGTCCGGGCCTCGGAGATGTCCAAGAACACCCTCAACCCCATACGCGCCATCGTGGACGGCATGAAGCTTACGCCCAACCCAGAGAAGCAGATGATTGCCTTGTCTATTG GGGACCCCACTGTCTTTGGGAACTTGCCCACAGACGAGAAGGTTCTCCAAGCCATGAAAGATGCCATCGATTCACAGAAATACAACGGCTATGCTCCATCGGTTG GTTATCAGAAGAGCAGAGAGGCCGTGGCAAACTTCTACAACCAGCCCGGGGCCCCTCTCCAAGCTAAA GACGTGATTCTGACCAGTGGCTGCAGCCAGGCTATTGAGCTGGCCATCAGTGTTCTGTGTAACCCAGGCGACAACATTCTGGTTCCGTGCCCCGGATTCTCCCTCTACAAGACCCTGGCCGTGTCCATGGGCATCAATATCAAACTTTACGACCTCCTG CCGGAGAAGTCGTGGGAGGCGGATCTGCAGCAGATGGAGAGTCTGATCGATGAGAGGACCACCTGTCTGATCGTCAACAACCCCTCCAACCCCTGCGGCTCCGTCTTCAGCAAGGAACACCTGCAGAGCATCCTGGCAG TGGCTTCCAAACACTGTATTCCCATCCTGGCTGACGAGATCTACGGAGACATG GTGTTTCCTGGCTGCTCCTTCCACTCTCTGGCGCCCCTGAGTAGCGATGTTCCCATCCTGTCCTGCGGGGGGCTGGCCAAGCGCTGGCTGGTACCCGGCTGGAGGATGGGCTGGATCCTCATCCACGACCGCAAGGACATCTTCGGCACAGAG ATCCGCGAGGGTCTGGTGAAGCTCAGCCAGAGGATCCTGGGGGCCTGCACTGTAGTCCAGGGGGCGCTGGAGAGCATCCTCCACAACACGCCGCAAGACTTCTACAACAGGACCATCAGCTTCATCAAG TCCAACTCTGAGACCTGCTACTCTGAGCTGGCCACTGTCCCAGGACTCACCCCCGTCATGCCTTCTGGAGCCATGTACCTCatg GTGGGGATCGACATGCAGCGTTTCCCGGAGTTTAAGAATGACGTGGAGTTCACCGAGAGACTGGTCACCGAGCAGTCTGTCTTCTGTCTACCTGCGACA ccgTTTGAGTACCCCAACTTCTTCCGCATCGTGGTGACCGTGCCGGAGGAGATGATGGCGGAAGCCTGCAGGAGGATCCGAGAGTTCTGCATCCAACACTACAAACCTTGTCGCCACGACAGCAACGAGATCGACCAATGA